From Triticum urartu cultivar G1812 chromosome 2, Tu2.1, whole genome shotgun sequence, a single genomic window includes:
- the LOC125539026 gene encoding salutaridine reductase-like, with protein sequence MEAATSNPSSKRIALVSGGNKGIGLETCRQLASKGLKVLLTARNEARGLEAVEGVRRSGADVVFHQLDVTDPDSVARLADFVRDQFGKLDILINNAGISGVDRDPVLFAQVQEQVESMDVDQRVQWMKENSKETYEEAKECMRTNYYGAKLVTEALLPLLQLSSSGRIVNVSSGFSLLRNFNSEELKKEFDDIDNLTEKRLEELLDLFLEDFNANLIEAHGWPTGGSSAYKVAKAALNAYTRILAKRFPAMRINCLTPGFVKSDMSMHMGELTLEEGASNLVKVALLPNHQREHNDTISRVDTRPNFYYHACNQLDPICNCPVLLQYYAKLLT encoded by the exons ATGGAGGCAGCCACCTCGAATCCGTCGAGCAAGAG GATCGCCCTGGTCAGCGGAGGGAACAAAGGGATCGGGCTGGAGACGTGCAGGCAGCTCGCGTCCAAGGGGCTCAAGGTCCTGCTGACGGCGAGGAACGAGGCGAGGGGGCTGGAGGCGGTCGAAGGCGTCAGGCGCTCCGGTGCTGACGTCGTCTTCCATCAGCTGGATGTCACCGACCCTGACAGCGTCGCCCGGCTGGCGGATTTCGTCAGGGATCAGTTCGGGAAGCTCGATATCCTG ATTAACAATGCAGGCATTTCAGGTGTTGATCGAGATCCAGTTCTGTTTGCACAAGTTCAGGAACAG GTTGAAAGCATGGATGTAGATCAAAGAGTTCAATGGATGAAAGAAAATTCTAAGGAGACATATGAGGAAGCAAAAGAATGCATGAGAACAAACTACTATGGGGCAAAGCTTGTCACGGAGGCACTACTGCCTCTTCTTCAGTTGTCCTCCTCTGGGAGAATTGTCAATGTCTCATCAGGCTTTTCACTGCTAAGG AACTTCAACAGCGAAGAACTGAAGAAGGAATTCGACGACATTGACAACCTTACTGAAAAGAGACTAGAGGAGCTTCTGGATCTATTCCTGGAAGACTTCAATGCCAACTTGATAGAGGCACATGGGTGGCCGACCGGTGGCTCGTCGGCCTACAAAGTCGCCAAAGCTGCCCTGAATGCATACACGAGGATCCTTGCCAAGAGGTTCCCCGCGATGCGCATCAACTGTTTGACGCCTGGTTTTGTCAAGAGCGACATGTCCATGCACATGGGAGAGTTGACGCTCGAGGAGGGCGCTAGCAACCTGGTGAAGGTCGCTCTCTTGCCCAACCACCAAAGAGAACACAATGACACAATTAGTAGAGTGGATACGAGGCCCAACTTCTACTACCACGCATGTAATCAGCTTGACCCTATATGTAATTGTCCTGTACTTCTACAATACTACGCTAAGTTGCTAACATAA